CTTATTAAGGAATCTGTTTGTGGTTTTCTTCCCCTGAATAGTTTGAATATGTCTAATGGAGGTAAGCTTCCACCTAAGCTAAGTATTGTATCTTTAAATTTCTTGCCTATTGACTTTAAATTTTCAGGATTTTCTAGATCAGCCTCTTCGAACATTGAAAAGGCATCGGCACTTAGAACTTCAGCCCACTTATAGGAGTAATATCCTGCAGAATATCCTCCTGCAAATATGTGACTAAAACAACAAAGAAATTGATCTTCTTGAATTGGTTCAATAACAGTAGTTTGTTTTGCAATTTCTCTTCTTATTTCGTCTGCTGTTTTGCCTTGGTTTTTATCAATATTACTGTGTAATCTGAGGTCTGTAATTGCAAAATGTAGTTGTCTAAGAGTAGCCATACCACAATTAAAAGTTCTATTCTTTAGGAGCTTCTCAAAATTCTCATCGGATAATTTTTCTCCTGTTTTATAGTGATTAGCAATATTCATAAGTGTATTTTTATGGAAACACCAGTTTTCCATAAATTGACTTGGAAGTTCGACCGCATCCCATTCAACATTATTGATGCCAGCTGCTTGAGGAAGATTTACAGTAGTAAGCATGTGTTGAAGACCATGACCAAATTCATGGAAGAGTGTCTGAACTTCTTCAAAACTCATCAAACTAGGTTTATCTTTTGAAGGTGGAGTCTGATTACAAACAAGATAAGCTACAGGAAGTGTCTTTTTGCCAACATTATTTTTATTCAAACATTCATCCATCCAAGCCCCTCCTCTCTTTGATTCAGGCCGAGAATATGGATCAAGGTAAAAAGATGCTATTTTGTTATCTTCTTTGTTAAGGATATTAAAAAATAAAACTTCATCATTCCATAGTGGCGCCTTGTCAGTTGCCTCCACTACTTTAATTTCAAAAAGCTTCTCACTTAATTTAAATAAACCTTTCAAAACATCACTTAGTGGGAACCAAGGTCTCAAAGACTCCTGATCCAAATTCAGCTTTTCCTTTCTAAGCAGTTCAGACCAATAACTAATATCCCATGGCTCAATATTCTGCGATTTTGGAAAACCATTAGCTTTAGAGAACTTATCGAGCGTTTCTAATTCGATTTTTGCGGTTTTGAATGCTGGTTCTCTCAATTCTTCTAAAAGCTTCTCAACATTTTTAATTTCTTTCGCCATTTTCGTTGACAAACTTAGTTCTGCCCAATTTTTATAACCGAGAAGATTAGCCTGTTTAGTTCTAAGAGATAATATCTCTTCTATAATTTGAGAATTATTATTTTCTCCTTTAGAAGCTCTCCCAACGAATGCCTTATATAGTTTTTCTCTAAGGTTACGGTCGGTGGAATATGTCATAAATGAAGTATAAGTTGGAATATCTAGACTTAATTTCCAAGGACCATTTTTAATATCAACTTCTTCATCTTTTTTTGACTGATTGTGTGCAGAAATTGCCATCAATTCAAGAACTCGTTCAGGAAGACCATCAACTTCAGATTTTTTATTTAATATTAAAAACCATTTGTTAGTGGCATCAAGAACATTGTTGCTGAAGTCTGTTGAAAGTTTTCCAAGCTTTTCTGAAATTTTATTGAATTCTTCTTGATCATTTGTTTGCAGTGAAATTCCTCTATGCTGCATCTCAAGAATTTCCTTATCTAAAATTCTTTCCTTGATTTGATCAAAGTTATTCGTATCTTTAAGTTTGACTAAACAATTGTAAATTATTTTACTTTGTCCAAATTTATTACTCAAGCTAATAATCTCTGGAAGAAATTTTGAATAAATATCTCTAAGACTTTCAGAATTATTTACAGCATTTAGATGACTTATTACACCCCAACTCCATCTAAGAATTTCATTGACTTCATTTAATGGATTTATTACCTTATCCCAATTTAAATCATTTTGAATCAAATAATTAGATAAATTTTTCTCTATGTTTTTAAAGTCTTTGTCTATCTTCTCTAGTACTACTGGAAATTGTTTACTTATGTTTTCGGGAGTAAATTTTTTAAATTCTGGTAATTCTCCATATTTAAAAATTGATGTATCCATTTATAAAAAAATTTAATTAACTAAATTTGGGATTAATCCTATTAACTTAGCTAAAGTAAGCTGCTGACTGAGAGCATTGGTGGAAGATTCGTATAAATTTATGGCGATTTTCGGCCAAAAACCTATTACTAAAGTAGGCAATAATAAACTGAAACCAATCGTTAATTCTCTACCATTCATTTCTTTAACCGTTGCTAGTGCAGGAATTCTAGGGCCAAAGAATACTCTTCTACACATGGATAGTAGATATATTGGTGTTAGTACTAGACCAATAGCTGCTATTAGGATTGTTATTGATCTGAAGAGAGAGCTGAAGCCCTCCTGACTAGTTATGCCTAGAAATACAGTTATTTCACTAATAAAACCGCTCATGCCAGGCAATGCGAGGGAAGCTAGAGAACTTGCTAAGAAAAATGCAAAAGTTATTGGCAAAACCTTTGCTAAACCTCCCATATTTGGGATGGAAAGAGTGTTTGTTCTTTCATAGAATGAGCCTGTAACAAAAAACATAGCAGCTGCAATAAGCCCGTGGCTAATCATTTGAAGCATGGCTCCACTTATGCCCAATGCATCCACGGCTCCAATTCCTAAGAGAACAAAGCCCATATGACTTACTGAGCTACATGCAATTCTCCTTTTAACATTATCTTGTGCGAATGCATTTAGTGCTCCGTAAATTATATTAATGATCCCAAGAATAATTAATGCAGGTGCAATTTGCAGATGTACTTCAGGTAATATTTGTACATTGAATCTTAAGAGAGCATAGCCTCCCATTTTTAGAAGTATTCCGGCAAGTAACATTGATACAGGGGCATTAGCCTCACCATGCGCATCGGGTAACCAAGTATGAAGAGGAAAAATAGGAAGTTTGACTCCAAAACCAATTAAAAATCCTAGATAGGATAATAATGCTAGGCTACCTGTTACGTGTTTATTGGTTAAATCAGTAATATTTAAAGTAAAGGTATCACCACTCAAGGCAAGTGCTAATCCGCTAATGAGTATTAATAAAGATGCTAAAGCTGTATAAAGAATAAATTTAGTTGCAGCATATAATTTCTTTTTCCCTCCCCAAATTGCAATAAGTAGGTATACGGGAACTAACTCAAGTTCCCAAGCTAAGAAAAATAATAAGAAATCTTGAGAGAGGAAAACTAGTGCTTGAGCTGATGCTTGAATTAATAAAAGAGCAAAATATAAATTAGATTTTTTCTTTATTTTCCAACTTGCGGCAGCTGATAAAAATGTAATTAACCCACTCAAAGCTACTAATGGAGCAGATAATCCATCCACGCCAAGTGACCACTCTAAGCCTATGGATGGTAACCAAGCAGCTCTTTCTATAAGTTGCAAAGAGCTATATGAAGGGTTAAATTTTTGGAAAAGCACTCCAATAATTAGTAGGAAATCTATAAATAAAAAACTTAATGAGATATTTCTAGGGAGTGTATTATCTTCTCCTTCTCTCGAACTCAAGAAAGGCATTATTAATGCTCCAATTAGAGGCAGTAAAACGATAGAAGATAGCCATGGAAAAGATTCTAAATTCATTTATGGAATGAATAATTTTTTTATTCTAGTTGAAGTTGTACTAGCTTGAGACTATAACATTAAAAATGCCTAAGTAAAACTACTTAGTAGGCATAGTGCTAAATTGACTGCCTGTTGTTTGAACGTTTAAGAATGGTGCTCTACTTGCTACACCTGACTTTTCCCATGCTTTTACCATCGCTTGACTGACAGATTTGCCATTTTCCTTTTTACACAAAGCCAAGATACTTGGTCCAGCTCCACTAATTGCGCATCCGAAAGCCCCCGCTTTTAGTGCAGCATCTTTGACTTCAAGTCCTCCCTTAATAAGTTTCCATCTGTAAGGTTCATGTAACTTATCAAACATTCCTTCTCTTATTAGTTCATCATTTCCTGCTTTTAATCCATTTAGTAATAAAGTAAGTGCCCCCATATTTGTCACTGCATCAGATATTGGTACATTTTTAGGCATAACCTTTCTTGCTTCACTTGTGCTCAAACGAATAGCAGGTATTGCTACAACCGCTTTAATGGAGTCGTGCCAATCACATCGTATGATTCTCCATCTTTGAGAAGAAGAACGGGCTGTCAAGCAAAGCCCCCCTAATAGAGAAGGGACTACATTGTCAGGATGACCTTCTATGTCAATGGCAAGTTCTAGGAGTTTTTCTTTGGACAATGGGGAGTTCATTATTGCATTTGCTCCAATTAGTCCAGCAACTATTGCTGTAGCACTACTTCCAAGTCCTCGGGCAGGTGGTACGGCCAACTTAACTCTTGCTTCAAGTGCAAAAGGATTCATTTTTGCACTTTCCCATACCTTCTGAGCCGCTCTAAAAACTAAGTTTTCAGGTCCTCCTCTTAAATGATTGCCATCTGTACTTTCCATTATTAAATCAAATCTATCTCCACCACCTTCAATTCTTGTAAAAATAAATTCATTATATAGATCTAATGCTGCTCCAAGGCAGTCGAACCCAGGTCCTAAATTAGCAGTTGTGGAAGGTACTGTTACTCTTATTTTTTTACCTACTTCAGGAATAGACATTTTTGTTATTTTGTTTTTAAAAGCATTTTTGCCCTGCAGGCTGCACTAAAGAGTCCAAATTCTTCATCTAAAATTACTTTCAAAGGTATAGTTCTAAGAATATCTTTTAATCTTCCTTTATCAAAAAATTGTTTCATAAATAAATTCGATTTAAAGTTTTTGAAATGTTTTGGTGCGGTTCCTCCAGAGATCCACAAACCTCCAAAGCATAGTTCTTGAAGAGCAACATCTCCCAATAAAGAAGCATAAGCATTTAACCATATATTCTCAGCTTCAATCATTAACTGATCACCCTCGTTCGAAAGAGAACAAATTTTTTCTGGTAGTTCTTTTCTCAAGGCATCGGAAATATTAATTCCTTTGAAATATTTTTGTAGAGGATGGTATTTAGCATCAGATTTGCTAAGTCTCCACTCGGCTATTCTTGACAAACCAGTACCGCTAATAATTCTTTCACAAGATATCCTTTCAACATTTAGATAATTTTTGAGCCAAATCTTTAGTTCCCATTCTGATTTTGATTTCGGCGAGTATTCGACATGTCCACCTTCGCTAGATAAAACTATTACGTTACTGCCTGATATTATTCCTCTAGCGATACCTAAACCAGTCCCAGCTCCAACAATGGCATGTAAATCTTTGTTAGCTCCTTGAGAGGTTGATCCATTTTGGATTATGGAATATTGACTTTTTTTTAAAAAAGGTATTCCATAAATTTGCACTGCAAAATCATTTATTAGCTCACAACTTTTGAAATTGAACTTATTTTTTAAATCTTTCCCAGAAATATTCCACGATAAATTAATAATATTTGCGTTGTCATTAGATATAGGACCCGCCACAGCGAAACAAGCTGAGGAAGGATAATTAAAGTTTCGGCATTCATTTTTGAGAAAATCTTCAAGTATTAATTCAAAAGAGGCCCATTCAGAAGAAATATATTTCTTTTTTAAGATTAAATTGGGAGAATTACCATTTACATCTTTTTTGTATATTCCCAATAGAACCTTCGTCCCTCCTAAATCACAAGCGAGAAAATTCATATATTTAAAATTATTCTGTTCTCCCTTTTTTTTCTATTAATTCGTCCATTAATTTGAATATTTCGGGTAAATTGAAAATTCCTAAATTTTTCCCATCTAAAGCTCTTAAGGCTACTGAATCAGTTTCCTCTTCTTTATCTCCAATAACTCCAATTAAGGGAACTCTCCCAAGAGTTGCCTCCCTTATTTTATATCCTATTTTTTCATTTCTAATATCAACTTTTGCTCGATAACCCCTAGAACTCATTAATTGATTAAACTCTAAACACTTTTCAATATTTCTATCGGTAATGCTTAATAAAATTATTTGATATGGTGCAAGCCAGATTGGAAATTTAGCTTCATATTGTTCAATTAAAATCCCAATAAATCTTTCAAAGGATCCTAAAATTGCTCTGTGAAGCATTACTGGATTTCTTTTTTCATTATCTACATCAATGTAAGTGGCATCCAATCTTATTGGCATTGAGAAATCAACCTGAATTGTTCCACATTGCCAGACTCTATTAAGACAATCTTTTAATGAGAATTCTATTTTTGGGCCATAAAAAGCACCTTCCCCAGGTTGAAGTTCCCATTTTAGATTCTTATTATCGAGAGCTTTGGTAAGAGCCTCTTCTGATTTATCCCAAATCTCTTCACTTCCAACCCTTTTTTCAGGACGAGTTGATAATTTAATAATGATTTCATTAAAACCAAAAGTTTTATAAACCTCGAAAACAAGATCAATAAAAGTAGATACCTCTTCTTGGATTTGTTCTTCTGTGCAAAATATATGTGCATCATCTTGAGTAAAGTTTCTTACTCTCATCAATCCGTGTAGTGCTCCAGAGGGCTCATTTCTGTGGCAAGAACCGAATTCAGCAAGACGAATAGGTAAATCCTTGTAACTTTTTAAACCTTGATTAAATACTTGAATATGGCATGGACAATTCATTGGTTTAATTGCATAAGTTCTATTTTCTGATGCGGTAGTAAACATATCATCTCTGAATTTTTCCCAGTGACCGGATTTTTCCCAAAGTGATTTATCAACAGCTTGTGGGGTTTTAATTTCTAAATAATTATTTTTTTTAAGTATTCCTCTTATGTATTCTTCCAGTACCTGATAGATTGTCCATCCATTCGGATGCCAAAAAATCATTCCTGGAGATTCATCTTGTATATGAAAAAGTGAATGTTTTTTTCCAAGTTTTCTATGATCTCTTTTTTCAGCCTCTTCAATTCTTTTTAAGTAGTCATTGAGTTCTTTTTCTTTAGCCCATGCAGTTCCATATATTCTCTGTAATGATTCATTCTCGCTATTACCTCTCCAGTATGAACCTGATAATTTAAGTAACTTAAAGTGTCTCAAATGTCTTGTGTTAGGTACGTGAGGCCCTCTACACATGTCGATATATTCTTCGTGCTTATATAAATTGATGAGACCTTCTTCAGGAATTTCTTCAATTATTTTTAATTTAAAAGTCTCATCTCTTTCTTTAAAAGTTTTAATTGCCTCTTCTTTAGAAACTTGTAAAATTTCAACGTCATAGTTTGTTTTTATTAATTTATTAATTCTATTTTCGATTTTTATTAAATCTTCAGGAGTAAATCTGTATTCAGAGAAAATATCGTAATAAAAACCATCTTCAATTACAGGCCCAATAGCCATTTTAATATCAGAGTAAATTTGTTTAACTGCATGACCAATAAGGTGAGCGAAGGAATGTCTTATTATTTCAATTCCTTCTTTATCTTTTGATGTGATGATTACAACTTTGGAATCTCTATTTATAGGAATAGTTGCATCAATTAGAACATCATTTACTTTCCCAGCAATTGTTGCTTTAGCTAATCCAGCCCCTATACTCTGGGCAATTTCTAGAATAGTTACAGATTTTTCAAAAACCTTTTTTGAACCATCAGGCAAGGTAATTATTGGCATAATTTATTTCTCCATTTCAAAGAATCCCAATTTTGATTTAACTCTTTTTAAAGTCTTATTTGCTAAATCTTCAGCTTTTTCCTTCCCTTGATCAAGGATTTTATTTAGTTGATAGGGATCATTAATTAATAATTTATATTTTTTCTGAATAGGTTCTAGTGATTCAATAAGTTGTTGAGTAATTAATTTTTTAAATGTCCCCCATCCAGTCTCTAAGAATTCATTTTCACATTGAGAAATCTCTTTGCCAGTTAATATTGAATAAATCATCAATAGATTTTTAGATTCTGGTCTCTCAGGGTTGTTAAATTCAATTCCAATAGAACTGTCACTTTTTGCTCTTTTAATTTTTTTTGTGATTATTTCAGGAGGATCTAATAAGTTAATGCGACTGCCCTCATTAGGATCACTCTTGCTCATCTTCTTTGAACCATCAATTAAACTCATTATTTTTGAACCATTCTTCATAATAATTGGCTGAGGGATTTTTAAAATATTTTTATCTTTACTAAATCTGGCATTAATTCTTTGTTGTGCAATATCTCTGGCAAGTTCAAGATGTTGTTTTTGATCCTCTCCAACTGGTACAAAGTCAGCATCATACAGAAGGATGTCTGCCGCCATCAGGATCGGATAGTCAAATAATCCAATAGATACATTATTACCCTGTTGTATAGATTTTTCTTTAAATTGAATCATTCTTTCCATCCAATTTATTGGGGTCATGCAATTTAATATCCAACAAAGTTCTGAATGAGCAGAAATTTGACTTTGGACAAAAATTGAGCATATTTCGGGGTCTATCCCACAAGCAACGTACAAAGCCGCAGTGGAAAGAGTATTCTTGGATAATTCTTTAGGATTATATGTAGCTGTGATTGCGTGCAAATCAACTACACACAGAAATGTTTCATATTGATCTTGAAGCGCAACCCAATTATTAATGGCCCCAAGCCAGTTCCCAATGTGTAAATCACCAGTTGGTTGAACTCCAGAAAGAATTCTTTTTTTATTCGCCATCCTCTTCTAATTCGGTAGATTGGATCTCTTCAGTTGTTGTACTTTTTACAGGTCTTGCAAAAGGATCAGGTACTGTTTTTGTCTTTTCTTCATAAGGATTTTGTGATTGTCTATTCGGAGAAGAGTTTTTATTATTTTTTGCATATTCTGTGATTGATTCAATCAATTTTTCGTCTTTGATCATTTCGCTAAGTGTTC
The Prochlorococcus marinus XMU1411 genome window above contains:
- a CDS encoding M3 family metallopeptidase — encoded protein: MDTSIFKYGELPEFKKFTPENISKQFPVVLEKIDKDFKNIEKNLSNYLIQNDLNWDKVINPLNEVNEILRWSWGVISHLNAVNNSESLRDIYSKFLPEIISLSNKFGQSKIIYNCLVKLKDTNNFDQIKERILDKEILEMQHRGISLQTNDQEEFNKISEKLGKLSTDFSNNVLDATNKWFLILNKKSEVDGLPERVLELMAISAHNQSKKDEEVDIKNGPWKLSLDIPTYTSFMTYSTDRNLREKLYKAFVGRASKGENNNSQIIEEILSLRTKQANLLGYKNWAELSLSTKMAKEIKNVEKLLEELREPAFKTAKIELETLDKFSKANGFPKSQNIEPWDISYWSELLRKEKLNLDQESLRPWFPLSDVLKGLFKLSEKLFEIKVVEATDKAPLWNDEVLFFNILNKEDNKIASFYLDPYSRPESKRGGAWMDECLNKNNVGKKTLPVAYLVCNQTPPSKDKPSLMSFEEVQTLFHEFGHGLQHMLTTVNLPQAAGINNVEWDAVELPSQFMENWCFHKNTLMNIANHYKTGEKLSDENFEKLLKNRTFNCGMATLRQLHFAITDLRLHSNIDKNQGKTADEIRREIAKQTTVIEPIQEDQFLCCFSHIFAGGYSAGYYSYKWAEVLSADAFSMFEEADLENPENLKSIGKKFKDTILSLGGSLPPLDIFKLFRGRKPQTDSLIRHLGLSGAN
- a CDS encoding NAD(P)H-quinone oxidoreductase subunit 4 — encoded protein: MNLESFPWLSSIVLLPLIGALIMPFLSSREGEDNTLPRNISLSFLFIDFLLIIGVLFQKFNPSYSSLQLIERAAWLPSIGLEWSLGVDGLSAPLVALSGLITFLSAAASWKIKKKSNLYFALLLIQASAQALVFLSQDFLLFFLAWELELVPVYLLIAIWGGKKKLYAATKFILYTALASLLILISGLALALSGDTFTLNITDLTNKHVTGSLALLSYLGFLIGFGVKLPIFPLHTWLPDAHGEANAPVSMLLAGILLKMGGYALLRFNVQILPEVHLQIAPALIILGIINIIYGALNAFAQDNVKRRIACSSVSHMGFVLLGIGAVDALGISGAMLQMISHGLIAAAMFFVTGSFYERTNTLSIPNMGGLAKVLPITFAFFLASSLASLALPGMSGFISEITVFLGITSQEGFSSLFRSITILIAAIGLVLTPIYLLSMCRRVFFGPRIPALATVKEMNGRELTIGFSLLLPTLVIGFWPKIAINLYESSTNALSQQLTLAKLIGLIPNLVN
- the thrB gene encoding homoserine kinase, encoding MSIPEVGKKIRVTVPSTTANLGPGFDCLGAALDLYNEFIFTRIEGGGDRFDLIMESTDGNHLRGGPENLVFRAAQKVWESAKMNPFALEARVKLAVPPARGLGSSATAIVAGLIGANAIMNSPLSKEKLLELAIDIEGHPDNVVPSLLGGLCLTARSSSQRWRIIRCDWHDSIKAVVAIPAIRLSTSEARKVMPKNVPISDAVTNMGALTLLLNGLKAGNDELIREGMFDKLHEPYRWKLIKGGLEVKDAALKAGAFGCAISGAGPSILALCKKENGKSVSQAMVKAWEKSGVASRAPFLNVQTTGSQFSTMPTK
- a CDS encoding glucokinase, with the translated sequence MNFLACDLGGTKVLLGIYKKDVNGNSPNLILKKKYISSEWASFELILEDFLKNECRNFNYPSSACFAVAGPISNDNANIINLSWNISGKDLKNKFNFKSCELINDFAVQIYGIPFLKKSQYSIIQNGSTSQGANKDLHAIVGAGTGLGIARGIISGSNVIVLSSEGGHVEYSPKSKSEWELKIWLKNYLNVERISCERIISGTGLSRIAEWRLSKSDAKYHPLQKYFKGINISDALRKELPEKICSLSNEGDQLMIEAENIWLNAYASLLGDVALQELCFGGLWISGGTAPKHFKNFKSNLFMKQFFDKGRLKDILRTIPLKVILDEEFGLFSAACRAKMLLKTK
- the thrS gene encoding threonine--tRNA ligase, with the protein product MPIITLPDGSKKVFEKSVTILEIAQSIGAGLAKATIAGKVNDVLIDATIPINRDSKVVIITSKDKEGIEIIRHSFAHLIGHAVKQIYSDIKMAIGPVIEDGFYYDIFSEYRFTPEDLIKIENRINKLIKTNYDVEILQVSKEEAIKTFKERDETFKLKIIEEIPEEGLINLYKHEEYIDMCRGPHVPNTRHLRHFKLLKLSGSYWRGNSENESLQRIYGTAWAKEKELNDYLKRIEEAEKRDHRKLGKKHSLFHIQDESPGMIFWHPNGWTIYQVLEEYIRGILKKNNYLEIKTPQAVDKSLWEKSGHWEKFRDDMFTTASENRTYAIKPMNCPCHIQVFNQGLKSYKDLPIRLAEFGSCHRNEPSGALHGLMRVRNFTQDDAHIFCTEEQIQEEVSTFIDLVFEVYKTFGFNEIIIKLSTRPEKRVGSEEIWDKSEEALTKALDNKNLKWELQPGEGAFYGPKIEFSLKDCLNRVWQCGTIQVDFSMPIRLDATYIDVDNEKRNPVMLHRAILGSFERFIGILIEQYEAKFPIWLAPYQIILLSITDRNIEKCLEFNQLMSSRGYRAKVDIRNEKIGYKIREATLGRVPLIGVIGDKEEETDSVALRALDGKNLGIFNLPEIFKLMDELIEKKGRTE
- the trpS gene encoding tryptophan--tRNA ligase gives rise to the protein MANKKRILSGVQPTGDLHIGNWLGAINNWVALQDQYETFLCVVDLHAITATYNPKELSKNTLSTAALYVACGIDPEICSIFVQSQISAHSELCWILNCMTPINWMERMIQFKEKSIQQGNNVSIGLFDYPILMAADILLYDADFVPVGEDQKQHLELARDIAQQRINARFSKDKNILKIPQPIIMKNGSKIMSLIDGSKKMSKSDPNEGSRINLLDPPEIITKKIKRAKSDSSIGIEFNNPERPESKNLLMIYSILTGKEISQCENEFLETGWGTFKKLITQQLIESLEPIQKKYKLLINDPYQLNKILDQGKEKAEDLANKTLKRVKSKLGFFEMEK